The Cytobacillus oceanisediminis genomic interval CATCTGGAATCGGTAAAGCTGGTCTAGAAACTGGTGTTTTAAATTCTCAATTGTTTCTGGACGCACAGCAAAGGAGGCTTCAAATTCAAGCACATCTTCCTCCTTTTTCAACTCATTCCCGGCAGCCTTGTTTTCCTCTAATTCTTCATTTTTCCCCTGCTTTAATAACCCCTTTAGCTTTTCCATCAGCGGCTCTTTTTCTTCCTCAGGCCAGTCTTCCGTGCCGGCTGTATATTGCTGCCCGGATTGGGGGTTGAAGGATTCATTTGTTTCCCATGCTTTATGCCATTTATCCCACTGCTGTTTTTTTAGCCTGACAAAACGGGAAGGATATACAAAAATGTCCTGTTGGTAACGTGAAACATAATCCTGCAATTTAATTAACTGTCCCATTCTCCTAGCCCTGCTTTCGTATATAACTTTCTATCTATCATTTACAGTTAAAGTATGTATTTATTTTATTCCGCCAAAAGCGGAAAGATGGCAATGCTTTCATATTTCGGTGTTTTGTCCAGATGGGTCTGGTATAGGACTACTTCTGAAGCCTTAAATTCAAGGAGCCCGTCTATAAATGGACTGTTATCGTCCAGCATACTTTCCTGAAATGGATGAGTGCCAGCCCATTTTCTTGCCATTGTGATATGAGGTTTAAATGGTCTTGTCTCCAATTCAAAGCCCGCTTCTTGACATGCTGAATATACTTTCGATCTTAATTCTTGGAGATGTTTGTCCTGCTGTGTTCCACACCAGAAAATTCTTGGCGCGTCTTGTTTTCCGAATACGCCAAGTTTGCAGATATGAAGGGGAAATCTTTTTTCGTTTCTGATTGAGTCAGCGACAAGCTTGGCTGCTTTCTGCAGATTTTCTTGGGGGGCAGACCCAAGAAATGCTAGTGTAATATGATAATCCTCATGATGGACCCAGCGGCTAAAAGGCAGCTTTGAACTTAAATTCCCGCAGTATTCTTTCAATTTTCCCTTTATTTCATCCGGTAATTTCAACGCAAAGAAAAAATGATCATTCAATTGTTTGGACACTTGAGATTCCTCCATATTTTCACTTATTTTAACAAACATCAGTTAAAATTGGCAGATACTTTCTGTTTGTCCTCTCATTTTAAGTATTTCTTCCAATTCCTTTTGATTTGATTGGAATAGTCTGTTTTAGTATGATGGATATAATATGAATAGTTATAGATTTCCTTTGTTAGGATGAAATTAAACAGATGGACATAAAATAACAAAGTATTAAACTTCCTTGTTATTACAGTCTTATTCGAAAGGGAGAGTCAGATGAAAGTTGTCAACAATCTCGCGGACTTAATTGGAGATACTCCACTTGTTAAATTAAATAAGCTCGCCCCTGAAAATGGAGCAAGTATTTATGCAAAGCTTGAATTCTACAATCCAAGCCGCAGTGTAAAAGACCGTGCGGCATATAATATGATTGTCGAAGCTGAGAAAGCAGGCAAATTGAAACCAGGTTCAACCATTATTGAACCAACCAGCGGAAACACCGGCATCGGGCTTGCAATGAATGCAGCAGCACGCGGCTATAAGGCCATTCTGGTTATGCCTGATACCATGACGGCAGAGCGCATCAACCTTTTGAAAGCATATGGAGCAGAAGTTTTCCTGACTCCTGGAGATGACAAAATGCCCGGTGCTATTAAAAAAGCAAATGAACTGGCGGAGGAAATTCCTAACAGCTTTGTGCCGATGCAATTTGAAAATAGGGCTAACCCTGATGCACACCGCCATTCAACTGCAGTCGAAATTATTGAGGGCATGAAGGAAATCGGCAAACCACTTTCTGCCTTCGTTGCCACAGCAGGTACGGGCGGCACGATTACCGGTACAGGTGAAGTTTTGAAAGAGCATTATACTGGATTGGAAGTGCATGTTGTAGAGCCAAAAGGCTCACCTGTCCTATCGGGCGGAAAGCCTGGCAGGCACAAGCTTGTCGGCACAAGTCCCGGATTTGTTCCGGAAATTCTCAATACGGATGTTTATGATGAAATCCATCAAATCAAAGATGAAGAAGCATATGATACGACACGCAGAATGGCAAGAGAAGAAGGGATATTAGTCGGTCCATCCTCAGGAGCAGCCTGCTATGCCGCCATCCAGGTAGCAAAAAGGTTAAAGCCGGATGATGTTGTCGTATTTATTGTGTGTGATACTGGAGAAAGATATCTTTCAAGCGATCTGTTTCAGTTTGAATAAGTAAGTTAAAAGACCCCAGGGCTTGTTCCTGGGGTCTTTCGTTTTAGAACTATCTAATTTTTACCGTCAAACTGCCGCACTGTTTTTCAATTGCCTCTTCAAAAAGGTTCTGTAATTTATTTGTGATGGGACCAGGACTTCCATTACCAATCGGCTTTCCTTCAATCTCTGTAATCGGAGTAATTTCAGCTGATGTACTGGACATAAAGACTTCATCCGCGTCCAGAAGATCTTCCTTTGTAAAAGCAGATTCCTCAAGTGCAACTCCATTTTCCCTGCAGATCTCATTGATCTTACGGCGGGTAATGCCATTTAGGATCAGATTTGTTGCTGGATGAGTATATAGTGTCCCATCTTTTACGATTGCAATATTGGAGGAACTCCCTTCAGTCACCGTATCCCCGCGATGCTGAATCGCTTCATAGCAGCCCGATTGTGCTGCTTTTTGCTTTGCCATGATATTGCCAAGCAAGTTCAGACTCTTTATGTCACAGCGCAGCCAGCGTATATCTTCAATCAAACTAGCCTTAACACCATTTCTCATGCTCTCAACAGGTCTTGAGGTTTCACGGGTATAGGCGGTAAGCACTGGTGCAACGTCTGCACCAGGATAAGCATGATTTCTTGGAGAAGTCCCCCTGGAAAATTGCATATATACGATTCCCAGTTCAAGATTATTCCTTTCGATCATCTCTGCAAGCATCTGTTTAAGCTGCCCTATAGAATAAGGGATATCGAGCTCTATTTTCCTTCCGCTCTCAAGAAGCCTTTCAAGGTGCTCATCTGCCGTAAACATTTTTCCGTTATAGACGCGGATTACTTCATAGACGCCATCACCAAATTGATAGCCCCGGTCCTCGATATCTACTTTCGCTTCTGATCGTTCAATCAAGTCTCCGTTTAAAATAACATATTCCATTTCCCTGCCACTCCCTGTATATGTTTTTTTGTCTAATCTATTAGCTGTTTATGTAAAATCTTTCAGCCATCATATCAGGTTTCAGAGCTATTTCGCAAGTTCATAAATCGCCTGTGCATAAATAGCTGCAGCTTTTATTAAATCCTCAATAAACACATATTCATCTTTTTGATGGGCCACGTCTTCCCTGCCTGGGAAAAGCGGGCCAAACGCCACACCAGACTTCAAGGAACGTGCATATGTGCCCCCGCCAATGGATAAAAGCTCTGCCTTTTCGCCAGTCTGCTGTTCATACACTTTTTTCAGGGTTTGGATAAGAAAATCATCTTCTTCCACATGATGCGGCTTGGCATCAGTGAAATTCTCTAATCTGAAATGTTCGTCTTCAATCAATGACTGAAGCTTATTTTTCGTATCATCCATATTGTTAGTGACGGGATACCGTACATTAAGGCCTAAACGGCCGCCATTTTCTTTCGTATATGAAAGTTTTCCTACATTAACGGTTAAATCACCGGTAATCTCATCCGTACAGGCGATGCCAAGCTTTCTTCCTCTGGAATCATCACATAAGTATCGTGATACAAACTGAAAATATTGGCATGCCTTCTCATCCAGCTGAAGGGATGCCAGGAATGATGCCATTAGAATACCTGCATTTTTCCCATTATCAGGCTCCATCCCATGAGCCGATACCCCCTGAAGCTCCAGAATCAGTTCGCCGTTATCTATGTAATACTTTCCTTCAAGCTCAGTCTTTTTCAGGAAATCAATATACCTTTGCACCACTTCAGTGTGTTCAAGATGGACTACAAGACTAGCTTTTGCAAAATCAGGAACCATGTTATATCTTCTTCCTGATTGGAAATGCACGACCTCTGCCAATACTTCCCTGTCTATTTCTTCGGTATGGCCAATTTGGACAAGATCAAAATCAGAGAGGCCCTTTTCTGCATAGATGATTGGGAAATCTGCATCAGGTGCAAATCCCATTGCTGGCATTTCTTCGTGTTTAAAATAATGCTCTACACAGCGCCAGTCACTTTCTTCATCTGTTCCAATAATCATTCGGACCCGTTTGCTTAATGGCAGCTCTAATTCCTTTACAATCTTCATAGCATAATAAGCAGCCATCGTTGGGCCTTTGTCGTCGATCGCACCTCTGGCAAAAATCTTTCCATCGCGAATTTCTGCACCAAATGGGTCGCTAGTCCATCCATCTCCTTCAGGAACTACGTCGACATGACAAAGTACACCAACAATTTCTTCACCCTCTCCAAATTCCAGATGACCAGCCAGGCTGCCGACATTTTTGACAGTGAATCCATCCTTTTCTCCAAGTTCAAGCATGAAATCGAGCGCTTCCTTGACACCTTCACCAAGGGGCGCATCCTCTGCTGCATTCTCTTCATCCAGCAGGCTTTTAATTCTCAAAAGTTTTTGAGTATCTTCAATTAAAGCGTCTTTTCTGTTATTAACCTCTTTTTGCCAATCCAATACGTTCATAAAGTTACCTCCTTATCCTGATTTGAATATTTATGATTTACCCATTATAACCCATTTTACCTGCAATTTGCTTATGGGACTGTTTAATAAAAACATACCTTTATTATGCACCAAGAATGCTGAACCTTGCCAAGATGATTGTCAAGACGCTTACAATCAGGCCTAAGATTAAAATGGCGAGGAAGAATAAGGCCATGACCGTTCTATTCCTTGCAGTGAAATAGAAATCTTTTTCACTATATTTTTTCGTAAAGGGATGGGACATAATGGCTTTATCCCAGGTGATGGAAAGCCATGTATACATTAAGAAAAGGAAGACACCCGACACAATTACTTTTATCCATAGTGGCGGAATGGAAATAATCCCCGCTGCGCTTACGGAAATGATTTGAAAATAACTGAAAATATATGAGGGATTCCGTATGAAAATCTTTATAAATAATTCTATCAGTCCCGTAATGGGTGTTCTCTTTTTAAAGATCCGTCTGGAGT includes:
- the thpR gene encoding RNA 2',3'-cyclic phosphodiesterase — translated: MSKQLNDHFFFALKLPDEIKGKLKEYCGNLSSKLPFSRWVHHEDYHITLAFLGSAPQENLQKAAKLVADSIRNEKRFPLHICKLGVFGKQDAPRIFWCGTQQDKHLQELRSKVYSACQEAGFELETRPFKPHITMARKWAGTHPFQESMLDDNSPFIDGLLEFKASEVVLYQTHLDKTPKYESIAIFPLLAE
- the dat gene encoding D-amino-acid transaminase — protein: MEYVILNGDLIERSEAKVDIEDRGYQFGDGVYEVIRVYNGKMFTADEHLERLLESGRKIELDIPYSIGQLKQMLAEMIERNNLELGIVYMQFSRGTSPRNHAYPGADVAPVLTAYTRETSRPVESMRNGVKASLIEDIRWLRCDIKSLNLLGNIMAKQKAAQSGCYEAIQHRGDTVTEGSSSNIAIVKDGTLYTHPATNLILNGITRRKINEICRENGVALEESAFTKEDLLDADEVFMSSTSAEITPITEIEGKPIGNGSPGPITNKLQNLFEEAIEKQCGSLTVKIR
- the cysK gene encoding cysteine synthase A produces the protein MKVVNNLADLIGDTPLVKLNKLAPENGASIYAKLEFYNPSRSVKDRAAYNMIVEAEKAGKLKPGSTIIEPTSGNTGIGLAMNAAARGYKAILVMPDTMTAERINLLKAYGAEVFLTPGDDKMPGAIKKANELAEEIPNSFVPMQFENRANPDAHRHSTAVEIIEGMKEIGKPLSAFVATAGTGGTITGTGEVLKEHYTGLEVHVVEPKGSPVLSGGKPGRHKLVGTSPGFVPEILNTDVYDEIHQIKDEEAYDTTRRMAREEGILVGPSSGAACYAAIQVAKRLKPDDVVVFIVCDTGERYLSSDLFQFE
- the pepV gene encoding dipeptidase PepV translates to MNVLDWQKEVNNRKDALIEDTQKLLRIKSLLDEENAAEDAPLGEGVKEALDFMLELGEKDGFTVKNVGSLAGHLEFGEGEEIVGVLCHVDVVPEGDGWTSDPFGAEIRDGKIFARGAIDDKGPTMAAYYAMKIVKELELPLSKRVRMIIGTDEESDWRCVEHYFKHEEMPAMGFAPDADFPIIYAEKGLSDFDLVQIGHTEEIDREVLAEVVHFQSGRRYNMVPDFAKASLVVHLEHTEVVQRYIDFLKKTELEGKYYIDNGELILELQGVSAHGMEPDNGKNAGILMASFLASLQLDEKACQYFQFVSRYLCDDSRGRKLGIACTDEITGDLTVNVGKLSYTKENGGRLGLNVRYPVTNNMDDTKNKLQSLIEDEHFRLENFTDAKPHHVEEDDFLIQTLKKVYEQQTGEKAELLSIGGGTYARSLKSGVAFGPLFPGREDVAHQKDEYVFIEDLIKAAAIYAQAIYELAK